In Desulfonatronovibrio magnus, one DNA window encodes the following:
- a CDS encoding methyl-accepting chemotaxis protein has product MKSIHQSLNAKVMVFFAGMFLLVLGGSYLIYVQQSSAISTQIQEQSHAMMVESLEQQIANKTDVGLTNALSLALSGHTAEMVSNMDRAGLENEFSEILRYFSGQSNFGGIRVQIFNPDFSTLLRSWNLSKYGDTSAPAAQVLREVQSQGKALAAFVSDHDGVFIRGAAPVRHKGELAGYIQFLQGMGSVSRDYEAEGMEYLLLVNDAAVSEAPQLRSNQRVGEMWVANDNWFSEDVVKAISLMDLSKFQDSPYIIGNERFAIGAPLEDVSGRLTGLHVLAMPQQVVEARISEAMRAAVMVIFLLALVFVVLSGAMFIILRREVVLPLQSINAFAGKMSKGDLTTKLFTKQKDEVGQMTAALNEMVDSLSTRFKEISTAISTLASSSTQLNSISRDMTQRSEETAGKSNTVAAAAEELSANMGSVASAMEQSANNVNTVSVGIEEMSATISEIAQNADKARRITEEAVQKSKTGSKRIRNLGTAAQDISKVTETIMTISSQTNLLALNATIEAARAGEAGKGFAVVANEIKELAQQTAQATEEIKEKIQGIQDAANETVTENLQIDKIINDIDEIISMIAASVEEQNVTTKDIAENVSQAAAGIQEVNANVAQSSNVTGDVAREIAEVSSNATEMKDSSTSVQSSSDELSLLAEKLKELMSMFRIKI; this is encoded by the coding sequence GTGAAATCAATCCATCAGTCACTCAATGCCAAGGTCATGGTCTTTTTTGCAGGCATGTTTCTGCTTGTGCTTGGGGGCAGTTATCTGATCTATGTTCAGCAGAGTTCGGCCATATCTACGCAGATTCAGGAACAAAGCCATGCAATGATGGTTGAATCCTTGGAACAACAAATAGCCAACAAGACTGATGTTGGACTGACCAATGCGCTTTCCCTTGCATTATCCGGCCATACTGCTGAAATGGTCAGTAATATGGACCGGGCAGGCCTTGAGAACGAGTTTTCAGAGATACTGAGATACTTTTCAGGCCAGTCCAATTTTGGCGGCATTCGGGTGCAGATATTTAATCCTGATTTTTCCACGCTTCTGCGCAGCTGGAACCTTAGTAAGTATGGAGATACATCCGCTCCTGCGGCCCAGGTCTTAAGAGAAGTTCAGTCACAGGGTAAAGCTCTGGCTGCTTTTGTATCTGACCATGATGGTGTTTTTATTCGCGGTGCAGCACCAGTCAGGCATAAAGGTGAGCTTGCCGGGTATATTCAGTTTTTGCAGGGTATGGGCAGTGTTTCCAGAGACTATGAGGCAGAAGGAATGGAATATCTGCTCCTGGTGAACGACGCAGCAGTTTCTGAAGCACCGCAGCTCAGATCCAACCAGCGTGTAGGTGAAATGTGGGTGGCCAATGATAACTGGTTTTCAGAAGATGTAGTCAAGGCCATTTCTCTAATGGACCTGAGCAAATTTCAGGACTCTCCTTATATTATCGGCAACGAACGTTTTGCCATAGGAGCCCCCCTTGAGGATGTTTCAGGCAGGTTAACAGGTCTGCATGTTCTGGCTATGCCGCAGCAGGTTGTTGAGGCAAGAATCAGTGAGGCCATGCGTGCGGCAGTTATGGTAATATTTCTGCTGGCTCTGGTTTTTGTGGTTCTAAGTGGGGCAATGTTTATAATACTGCGCCGCGAAGTAGTGCTTCCTTTGCAGTCAATAAACGCATTTGCCGGAAAGATGTCTAAAGGCGACCTGACCACCAAGCTGTTCACAAAGCAGAAAGACGAGGTAGGACAAATGACTGCAGCACTGAATGAAATGGTAGACAGTCTTAGCACCAGGTTCAAAGAAATAAGCACTGCCATTTCAACTCTGGCCTCATCCTCAACCCAGCTCAACTCGATCTCCCGGGATATGACTCAAAGATCTGAGGAGACAGCTGGGAAATCAAATACTGTAGCAGCTGCAGCTGAAGAGCTGAGTGCCAATATGGGTTCTGTTGCCTCAGCCATGGAGCAGTCCGCAAACAATGTAAATACAGTATCAGTCGGTATTGAAGAAATGAGTGCTACTATTTCAGAGATTGCCCAGAATGCTGATAAAGCCAGGAGAATAACTGAAGAAGCTGTTCAGAAATCTAAAACTGGCTCTAAAAGGATAAGAAACCTTGGCACTGCAGCTCAAGACATCAGCAAGGTTACTGAAACCATAATGACCATTTCGTCCCAGACCAACCTTCTGGCTCTCAATGCCACCATAGAAGCAGCCAGGGCTGGTGAGGCCGGCAAGGGTTTTGCCGTGGTTGCCAATGAAATTAAAGAGTTGGCCCAGCAGACAGCCCAGGCCACTGAAGAGATTAAGGAAAAGATTCAGGGAATTCAGGATGCTGCAAACGAAACTGTAACTGAAAACCTTCAGATAGATAAAATCATTAATGATATTGATGAAATAATTTCTATGATCGCCGCTTCAGTGGAAGAACAAAATGTAACCACCAAAGATATTGCAGAAAATGTAAGCCAGGCCGCTGCAGGTATTCAGGAAGTGAATGCCAATGTAGCCCAGAGTTCCAATGTTACAGGAGATGTTGCCCGGGAGATTGCAGAAGTCAGCTCAAATGCCACAGAGATGAAAGATTCCAGCACCAGTGTTCAAAGTAGTTCTGATGAACTTTCTCTTTTGGCAGAAAAATTAAAAGAACTTATGTCTATGTTTAGGATTAAGATTTAA
- a CDS encoding protein-glutamate methylesterase/protein-glutamine glutaminase: MMKKIRVLVVDDSALVREILRQGLDADPRIEVVGVAGDPYQARDKIVHLRPDVLTLDVEMPRMDGVEFLRRLMPQYPLPVVMVSALTEKGKQITLDALEAGAVDFVSKPKADVARGLNAMMDELRTKVYTASRAKVVRSKRSADRPGQRIAARSLAESTDKIVAIGASTGGTEAIREVVTRFPASFPGVVIVQHMPAGFTRRFAERLNVLSAMDVKEADDKDRIRPGRILVAPGGMHMRVQRSGGIYLARVQKGMLINGHCPSVEALFESVAEHVGNNAVGVMLTGMGSDGADAMLRMSEAGARCYAQDEASSVVFGMPREAYARGGAERLVPLDRIADTISEALYAMES; encoded by the coding sequence ATGATGAAAAAAATTCGGGTGCTCGTAGTGGACGATTCAGCTTTGGTCAGGGAAATACTGCGCCAGGGACTGGACGCGGACCCGCGCATCGAGGTTGTGGGGGTTGCTGGAGACCCATATCAGGCTCGGGACAAGATCGTGCATTTGCGCCCCGACGTGCTGACACTTGATGTGGAAATGCCCAGGATGGACGGGGTAGAGTTCCTGCGCCGGCTAATGCCTCAGTATCCTTTGCCGGTAGTAATGGTCAGTGCCCTTACTGAAAAAGGCAAGCAGATCACTCTGGACGCTTTAGAAGCCGGAGCTGTGGACTTTGTTTCCAAGCCCAAGGCGGATGTGGCTCGCGGCCTTAATGCAATGATGGATGAATTGCGTACCAAGGTGTACACGGCATCAAGGGCCAAAGTGGTACGATCGAAACGTTCAGCAGACCGGCCTGGACAGCGTATTGCTGCCCGCAGTCTGGCCGAGTCAACAGATAAAATTGTGGCTATAGGAGCTTCCACTGGCGGAACTGAAGCTATTCGCGAAGTGGTTACCCGTTTTCCAGCAAGCTTTCCAGGCGTGGTTATAGTTCAGCATATGCCCGCAGGATTCACCAGAAGATTTGCTGAACGTCTGAATGTCTTGAGCGCCATGGATGTCAAGGAAGCAGATGATAAGGACAGAATAAGACCCGGACGGATTCTGGTGGCACCCGGTGGAATGCATATGCGGGTTCAACGCTCCGGAGGCATCTACCTGGCCCGAGTCCAGAAAGGTATGCTAATCAATGGCCATTGTCCATCTGTGGAAGCCTTGTTTGAATCAGTGGCCGAACATGTTGGAAACAATGCTGTAGGCGTAATGCTTACTGGCATGGGTTCTGATGGAGCTGATGCCATGCTTCGAATGAGCGAGGCCGGGGCCAGATGCTATGCCCAGGACGAAGCCAGCAGCGTGGTTTTTGGTATGCCCAGGGAGGCCTATGCAAGGGGAGGGGCAGAGCGCCTCGTGCCACTGGATCGCATCGCGGACACTATTTCCGAAGCATTATATGCAATGGAGTCATAA
- a CDS encoding PAS domain-containing protein, which translates to MLKSLGQKIRLYRNIAGISQKKLAEKLDVSQHHLGCIERGESAPSMSLTIKICEILDMHPAVLFSAVSIKRPYLCSSELQNEPDILHMLPVPRHGMWMVDIQSGLEIWTKSLTRMMSLKPSKKACFNSFVKHIHDNDRKLFTDFYQALRSITIPEPVLLRTVTDHDSCRHLHVRADLHPGFENNSVMASMTFMDLTESKELYAVLRYNSEQVEAIVQERTGSLDLALKEKQQEIDLRDRAEKKAREKSNQLQMVLSSVPAVFYTFHPSIGRMEWHSLRMKNIIGISLQDLKNNPMLWHESIHPDDLPVVKQAIQKARKGKQLNVEYRLKGKDGQWRWLQDRATPLRDDRWDFYLAGVAINVSEQKQVQEALLILSKEYETIFNHSQNTFFLIDVDEQDRCTFQRLNSQEEALTGLTTETVRGKTPVQALGEELGLQVEKNYQRCIKEKRVVSYEETLHLPAGKRTWLTKLAPVMEGGKVVKIVGSGLDITDRKNAEDNLQKKEERLKLITSTSYDWEYWVKPDGSLEFCSPSCKRITGYSVDDFLRDPDLIQSIVHPEDAHFWNEHACMATSYQGKAELSFRIVARSGQVAWIEHKCVAVVGPDSAYLGRRVSNRDVTMRVNMEHEMRQENERLRRLLKDNGIAYG; encoded by the coding sequence ATGCTTAAATCTCTGGGACAGAAGATCAGGCTTTACAGGAATATTGCCGGTATTTCACAGAAAAAACTTGCAGAAAAGCTGGATGTCAGTCAGCACCATCTCGGATGCATTGAGAGGGGAGAATCAGCCCCATCAATGAGTCTGACCATCAAGATATGTGAAATTCTGGACATGCATCCAGCAGTTCTTTTTTCAGCAGTCAGTATTAAGCGGCCTTACCTGTGCAGCTCTGAACTTCAGAATGAGCCCGATATACTGCACATGCTTCCGGTGCCGAGACATGGTATGTGGATGGTTGATATTCAAAGCGGCCTGGAGATCTGGACAAAGTCACTGACCAGAATGATGAGTCTCAAGCCATCCAAAAAGGCCTGCTTTAATTCTTTTGTCAAGCATATCCACGATAATGATAGAAAACTTTTTACAGATTTTTATCAGGCTCTTCGTTCTATTACTATCCCTGAACCTGTTTTACTCAGAACTGTGACAGACCATGATTCCTGCAGGCACTTACATGTCCGGGCAGATTTGCACCCAGGTTTTGAAAACAATTCTGTCATGGCTTCAATGACCTTTATGGATTTAACCGAATCTAAGGAACTTTACGCTGTCCTGCGATATAATAGCGAGCAAGTAGAGGCTATAGTTCAGGAAAGGACGGGGTCTCTGGATCTGGCTTTAAAGGAAAAGCAGCAGGAAATTGATCTTCGGGACAGGGCTGAGAAAAAGGCCAGGGAAAAGAGTAACCAGTTACAGATGGTACTTTCCTCAGTGCCAGCAGTTTTTTATACTTTTCATCCTTCCATAGGTAGAATGGAATGGCACTCACTTAGAATGAAAAATATTATTGGCATCTCACTTCAGGATTTAAAAAATAATCCCATGCTCTGGCACGAATCAATTCATCCTGATGACCTGCCTGTGGTTAAACAGGCCATACAAAAGGCCCGAAAGGGAAAACAACTCAATGTTGAATACCGGCTTAAGGGAAAAGATGGTCAGTGGCGCTGGCTGCAGGACAGGGCTACTCCGCTCAGAGATGATAGGTGGGATTTTTACCTGGCTGGAGTTGCCATAAATGTTTCGGAACAAAAACAGGTACAGGAAGCCCTGCTAATTCTGTCCAAAGAATATGAAACCATCTTTAACCATTCCCAGAATACATTTTTCTTAATCGATGTTGATGAGCAGGATCGCTGCACTTTCCAGCGTCTGAACAGCCAGGAAGAAGCATTGACCGGCCTGACTACTGAAACTGTTCGTGGCAAAACTCCGGTTCAGGCTCTGGGAGAAGAACTGGGTTTGCAGGTAGAAAAAAACTACCAGCGCTGTATCAAAGAGAAAAGAGTTGTCAGCTATGAAGAAACTCTGCATCTGCCTGCAGGAAAACGGACCTGGCTCACAAAATTAGCCCCAGTTATGGAAGGCGGTAAAGTAGTCAAGATTGTGGGCAGTGGGCTGGATATTACAGATCGAAAAAATGCTGAAGATAATCTTCAGAAAAAGGAAGAACGCTTGAAGCTTATTACCAGCACCAGCTATGACTGGGAGTACTGGGTTAAGCCTGATGGCAGCCTTGAATTCTGTTCTCCATCCTGTAAGCGCATCACCGGCTACAGTGTTGATGATTTTTTAAGAGATCCAGATTTGATCCAGAGTATTGTTCACCCTGAAGACGCCCATTTCTGGAATGAGCATGCCTGCATGGCCACAAGTTACCAGGGAAAAGCCGAGTTAAGCTTCAGGATTGTTGCCAGGTCAGGCCAGGTGGCCTGGATTGAGCATAAATGCGTTGCCGTTGTTGGGCCTGACAGCGCATATCTTGGACGCAGGGTCTCCAACCGGGATGTTACCATGCGGGTAAATATGGAACATGAAATGCGTCAGGAAAATGAACGTTTACGCCGGTTGCTAAAGGATAATGGAATAGCGTATGGGTAA
- a CDS encoding HDOD domain-containing protein — protein sequence MSMPLKIAAAVKQVPPLSESARKLTQALGDGRVSLVEIARIVETDPGLAVRVMQTVNSPAFGLMKKVDSITRAVSFLGDKIILSLALDSSAGDMYHAPLEGYVSEQDALWKHSLYTAISAREVARFARTQLSPEAAYTAGLLHDIGKAVIDQWLSGQASALVEQAMRDHADYNHKEQETINTDHAEVGALLMIRWELPETLRHAVAWHHSPGMAPEESRPLAYAVHLGDYLAMMNGVGTGVDTLVYSLDSGYSSYFNITSHNLELISLDSQQEYQQTIDALQC from the coding sequence ATGAGCATGCCTCTTAAAATAGCAGCGGCAGTCAAACAGGTTCCTCCCTTATCGGAAAGTGCCAGAAAACTCACTCAGGCCCTTGGGGATGGAAGGGTAAGCCTGGTGGAGATTGCGCGTATTGTCGAAACTGACCCCGGGTTAGCTGTCAGAGTGATGCAAACGGTAAACAGTCCTGCATTTGGACTAATGAAAAAAGTGGACTCCATAACTCGTGCGGTTTCCTTTCTGGGAGACAAGATTATATTAAGCCTTGCTTTAGATAGCAGCGCCGGTGATATGTATCATGCCCCTCTTGAAGGCTATGTGTCAGAGCAGGACGCCTTATGGAAGCACAGTCTGTACACTGCTATAAGTGCTCGCGAGGTTGCCAGGTTTGCCAGGACACAACTCAGCCCTGAAGCAGCATACACAGCCGGTCTTCTTCACGACATCGGCAAGGCAGTCATTGACCAGTGGTTGTCAGGGCAGGCTTCAGCACTGGTGGAGCAGGCAATGCGAGATCATGCTGATTACAATCATAAAGAGCAGGAAACAATAAATACCGACCACGCAGAAGTGGGAGCCTTGCTCATGATCAGATGGGAGCTGCCTGAAACACTCAGACATGCTGTTGCCTGGCATCACTCTCCGGGCATGGCTCCGGAAGAAAGCAGGCCACTTGCATATGCAGTTCACCTTGGGGATTATCTTGCCATGATGAACGGGGTTGGCACAGGAGTGGATACGTTAGTTTACTCGCTGGACAGCGGATACTCATCGTATTTTAATATAACCAGTCATAATCTGGAACTGATCAGTCTGGATAGCCAGCAGGAGTATCAACAGACCATTGATGCCCTGCAGTGTTGA
- a CDS encoding chemotaxis protein CheD, with amino-acid sequence MDNIIVGIGQMGAATRPAKRITTYALGSCVAAIAFDPEARFVGLVHIALPSSSINPEKARVSPGHFADTGLPALLKYMRKLGANGNTAKYFFKLAGGASVSDPNNVFNVGQRNITAITRILKSMDMRIAASNVGERISRTVKVDVCTGRVVISSPGLPDWNL; translated from the coding sequence ATGGATAATATAATTGTTGGTATTGGTCAAATGGGTGCAGCAACCAGACCCGCAAAAAGAATTACTACCTATGCCCTTGGATCTTGCGTGGCAGCTATTGCTTTTGATCCTGAGGCACGTTTTGTCGGTCTGGTTCATATTGCCCTGCCAAGTTCATCCATTAATCCGGAAAAAGCCAGGGTCAGTCCCGGACATTTTGCTGATACAGGCTTGCCGGCTCTGCTCAAGTATATGCGTAAACTTGGGGCCAACGGTAACACTGCAAAGTATTTCTTTAAACTGGCCGGCGGAGCCAGTGTTTCAGATCCAAATAATGTTTTCAATGTGGGGCAGCGCAATATAACTGCAATTACCAGGATTCTCAAGAGTATGGACATGCGCATAGCCGCCAGTAATGTTGGAGAGCGCATCAGCAGGACTGTTAAAGTTGATGTATGCACAGGACGTGTTGTAATTTCATCACCTGGTCTACCAGATTGGAACTTATAA
- a CDS encoding response regulator, whose amino-acid sequence MNKDKIILVVDDFSTMRKIIRGILKELKYNTILEADDGTTAWEMLQKHRVDLIISDWNMPAMSGIKFLRTVRSSEEFYDIPFIMVTAEGLKENVVEAIQAGVSGYIVKPFTAATLEAKMDDAFSK is encoded by the coding sequence ATGAACAAAGATAAGATTATTCTCGTTGTTGATGATTTCTCAACCATGAGAAAAATTATCCGAGGAATTCTGAAAGAATTAAAATACAATACTATACTCGAAGCTGATGACGGAACAACTGCCTGGGAGATGCTTCAAAAGCATCGTGTTGACCTCATTATCTCTGACTGGAACATGCCGGCAATGTCCGGTATAAAATTTTTGCGCACGGTCAGATCCAGCGAAGAATTCTACGACATTCCCTTTATCATGGTCACTGCAGAAGGCTTGAAAGAAAATGTTGTTGAAGCCATTCAGGCCGGGGTATCCGGATATATTGTCAAGCCTTTTACTGCTGCAACTCTTGAGGCAAAGATGGATGATGCCTTCAGTAAGTAA